A window of Equus caballus isolate H_3958 breed thoroughbred chromosome 10, TB-T2T, whole genome shotgun sequence contains these coding sequences:
- the TNNI3 gene encoding troponin I, cardiac muscle, which produces MADQSGNAAPPPVRRRSSANYRAYATEPHAKKKSKISASRKLQLKTLMLQIAKQELEREAEERRGEKGRALSTRCQPLELAGLGFEELQDLCRQLHARVDKVDEERYDVEAKVTKNITEIADLNQKIFDLRGKFKRPTLRRVRISADAMMQALLGTRAKETLDLRAHLKQVKKEDTEKENREVGDWRKNIDALSGMEGRKKKFEG; this is translated from the exons ATGGCGGACCA GAGCGGCAATGCG gccccgcccccggtcCGACGCCGCTCCTCGGCCAACTACCGCGCCTACGCCACCGAGCCGCACGCCAAG AAAAAGTCTAAGATCTCCGCCTCAAGAAAGCTGCAGCTGAAG ACCCTGATGCTGCAGATTGCGAAGCAGGAGCTGGAGCGGGAGGCGGAGGAGCGGCGCGGAGAGAAGGGGCGCGCTTTGAGCACGCGATGCCAGCCTTTggagctggctgggctgggcttcGAGGAGCTGCAG GACTTGTGCCGACAGCTCCATGCCCGTGTGGACAAGGTGGATGAGGAGAGATACGATGTGGAGGCGAAAGTCACCAAGAACATCACGGAG ATTGCAGATCTGAATCAGAAGATCTTTGACCTTCGGGGCAAGTTTAAGCGGCCCACCCTGCGGAGGGTGCGGATCTCTGCGGATGCCATGATGCAGGCACTGCTGGGGACCAGGGCTAAGGAGACCTTAGACCTTCGGGCCCACCTCAAGCAGGTGAAGAAGGAAGACACCGAGAAG GAAAACCGGGAGGTGGGAGACTGGCGTAAGAACATCGACGCGCTCAGTGGAATGGAGGGCCGCAAGAAAAAGTTTGAGGGCTGA
- the DNAAF3 gene encoding dynein axonemal assembly factor 3 isoform X1 produces the protein MTTPAGSGAGFGSVSWWGLSPALDLQADILPGPPVDPDSEANTEHEIPELDVLLLGSVDGRHLLRTLARAALWPRRRFRFYVLENNLEAVARHMLIFSLALEDPEKMGLQERSETFLEVWGNALLRPAVATFVCAQADRLAHLVPEPDRLAEQLPWLSLGALKFRERDALEAIFRFWAGGEKGPEAFPMSRLWDSRLRHYLGSRYDARRGVSDWDLHMKLHDRGARVIHTREFRRWRDTGVAFELRDSSAYHVPNRTLASGRLLSHRGERVAARGYWGDIATGPFVAFGIEADDESLLRTSNGQPVKSAGEITQHNVTELFREVAARGRPRAGQGAPEEEARCDGGGTREPAPGPESFTVHFLPLGSAQTLHHKSCYKGRFQLLYVSCGMVHLLSPELGACVAPRGHLIVELARYLVDLRQEQLRGFSTRVEELAQAAGFAPQPGARSSETFARFYKSEDSVPGCIDPAVESGTLTPKALGPPPEALAPPLQTMIPPSEDLTQALEGQTPPSEPLKLPSESQVSLSQVLAPPTGRQTPKPESLI, from the exons ATGACCACACCGGCAGGCTCGGGCGCAGGCTTCGGCTCCGTGTCCTGGTGGGGCCTGTCCCCAGCGCTGGACCTGCAGGCTGACA TCTTGCCAGGTCCTCCCGTGGACCCAGACTCGGAGGCCAATACAGAGCACGAGATCCCCGAGCTAGATGTACTGCTGCTGGGATCCGTCGATGGGCGGCACCTGCTGCGAACCCTGGCCAGGGCGGCCCTCTGGCCTCGGAGAAGGTTCCGC TTCTATGTGCTGGAGAATAATCTGGAAGCTGTGGCCCGACACATGCTGATCTTCAGCCTAGCCCTGGAGGATCCTGAGAAGATGGGGCTGCAAG AGAGGAGTGAGACCTTCCTGGAGGTGTGGGGGAACGCGCTGCTGCGCCCCGCGGTGGCCACCTTCGTGTGCGCCCAGGCCGACCGCCTGGCGCACCTGGTGCCGGAGCCCGACCGCCTGGCGGAGCAGCTGCCCTGGCTCAGCCTTGGCGCCCTCAAG TTCCGCGAGCGCGACGCGCTGGAGGCCATATTCCGCTTCTGGGCTGGCGGGGAGAAGGGGCCCGAGGCCTTCCCCATGAGCCGCCTCTGGGACTCGAGGCTGCGCCACTACCTGGGCTCCCGCTACGACGCCCGGCGCGGTGTCAGCGACTGGGACCTGCACATGAAGCTGCACGACCGCGGG gcccGAGTCATCCACACTCGCGAGTTTAGGCGCTGGAGGGACACAGGCGTCGCCTTTGAACTCAGAGACTCCAGTGCCTACCACGTGCCCAACCGGACCCTGGCGTCCGGTCGCCTCCTGAGCCAC CGCGGGGAGCGCGTGGCGGCGCGTGGGTACTGGGGGGACATCGCCACGGGGCCCTTTGTGGCCTTCGGCATCGAAGCTGACGACGAAAGCCTCCTGCGGACCAGCAACGGGCAGCCTGTCAAG TCCGCGGGCGAGATCACGCAGCACAACGTGACGGAGCTGTTCCGCGAGGTGGCCGCCCGGGGGCGCCCGAGAGCCGGCCAGGGAGCCCCCGAGGAGGAGGCGCGATGTGACGGAGGTGGCACCCGGGAGCCCG CCCCCGGCCCGGAATCCTTCACTGTCCACTTCCTGCCCCTCGGTTCTGCCCAGACCCTCCACCATAAGAGCTGCTACAAGGGACGGTTCCAGCTTCTCTACGTGTCCTGTGG GATGGTCCATCTTCTCAGCCCTGAGCTCGGGGCCTGCGTGGCCCCCCGAGGACACCTGATTGTGGAATTAGCCCG GTATCTGGTGGACCTGCGGCAGGAGCAGCTCCGGGGGTTCTCCACCCGGGTCGAGGAGCTAGCTCAGGCGGCTGGATTCGCCCCACAGCCTGGGGCCAGGTCGTCGGAGACCTTTGCGCGCTTCTACAAGTCCGAGGACTCTGTTCCCGGCTGCATTGACCCAGCTGTGGAATCCGGCACTCTGACCCCAAAAGCACTGGGCCCGCCCCCAGAAGCACTGGCCCCGCCCCTTCAGACAATGATCCCTCCCTCTGAGGACCTGACCCAGGCCCTTGAAGGCCAGACCCCACCTTCTGAACCCCTTAAGCTGCCCTCAGAGTCTCAGGTTTCACTCTCGCAGGTTCTGGCTCCGCCCACAGGGCGTCAGACCCCCAAACCAGAGAGTCTGATCTGA
- the DNAAF3 gene encoding dynein axonemal assembly factor 3 isoform X2, which translates to MTTPAGSGAGFGSVSWWGLSPALDLQADSPPVDPDSEANTEHEIPELDVLLLGSVDGRHLLRTLARAALWPRRRFRFYVLENNLEAVARHMLIFSLALEDPEKMGLQERSETFLEVWGNALLRPAVATFVCAQADRLAHLVPEPDRLAEQLPWLSLGALKFRERDALEAIFRFWAGGEKGPEAFPMSRLWDSRLRHYLGSRYDARRGVSDWDLHMKLHDRGARVIHTREFRRWRDTGVAFELRDSSAYHVPNRTLASGRLLSHRGERVAARGYWGDIATGPFVAFGIEADDESLLRTSNGQPVKSAGEITQHNVTELFREVAARGRPRAGQGAPEEEARCDGGGTREPAPGPESFTVHFLPLGSAQTLHHKSCYKGRFQLLYVSCGMVHLLSPELGACVAPRGHLIVELARYLVDLRQEQLRGFSTRVEELAQAAGFAPQPGARSSETFARFYKSEDSVPGCIDPAVESGTLTPKALGPPPEALAPPLQTMIPPSEDLTQALEGQTPPSEPLKLPSESQVSLSQVLAPPTGRQTPKPESLI; encoded by the exons ATGACCACACCGGCAGGCTCGGGCGCAGGCTTCGGCTCCGTGTCCTGGTGGGGCCTGTCCCCAGCGCTGGACCTGCAGGCTGACA GTCCTCCCGTGGACCCAGACTCGGAGGCCAATACAGAGCACGAGATCCCCGAGCTAGATGTACTGCTGCTGGGATCCGTCGATGGGCGGCACCTGCTGCGAACCCTGGCCAGGGCGGCCCTCTGGCCTCGGAGAAGGTTCCGC TTCTATGTGCTGGAGAATAATCTGGAAGCTGTGGCCCGACACATGCTGATCTTCAGCCTAGCCCTGGAGGATCCTGAGAAGATGGGGCTGCAAG AGAGGAGTGAGACCTTCCTGGAGGTGTGGGGGAACGCGCTGCTGCGCCCCGCGGTGGCCACCTTCGTGTGCGCCCAGGCCGACCGCCTGGCGCACCTGGTGCCGGAGCCCGACCGCCTGGCGGAGCAGCTGCCCTGGCTCAGCCTTGGCGCCCTCAAG TTCCGCGAGCGCGACGCGCTGGAGGCCATATTCCGCTTCTGGGCTGGCGGGGAGAAGGGGCCCGAGGCCTTCCCCATGAGCCGCCTCTGGGACTCGAGGCTGCGCCACTACCTGGGCTCCCGCTACGACGCCCGGCGCGGTGTCAGCGACTGGGACCTGCACATGAAGCTGCACGACCGCGGG gcccGAGTCATCCACACTCGCGAGTTTAGGCGCTGGAGGGACACAGGCGTCGCCTTTGAACTCAGAGACTCCAGTGCCTACCACGTGCCCAACCGGACCCTGGCGTCCGGTCGCCTCCTGAGCCAC CGCGGGGAGCGCGTGGCGGCGCGTGGGTACTGGGGGGACATCGCCACGGGGCCCTTTGTGGCCTTCGGCATCGAAGCTGACGACGAAAGCCTCCTGCGGACCAGCAACGGGCAGCCTGTCAAG TCCGCGGGCGAGATCACGCAGCACAACGTGACGGAGCTGTTCCGCGAGGTGGCCGCCCGGGGGCGCCCGAGAGCCGGCCAGGGAGCCCCCGAGGAGGAGGCGCGATGTGACGGAGGTGGCACCCGGGAGCCCG CCCCCGGCCCGGAATCCTTCACTGTCCACTTCCTGCCCCTCGGTTCTGCCCAGACCCTCCACCATAAGAGCTGCTACAAGGGACGGTTCCAGCTTCTCTACGTGTCCTGTGG GATGGTCCATCTTCTCAGCCCTGAGCTCGGGGCCTGCGTGGCCCCCCGAGGACACCTGATTGTGGAATTAGCCCG GTATCTGGTGGACCTGCGGCAGGAGCAGCTCCGGGGGTTCTCCACCCGGGTCGAGGAGCTAGCTCAGGCGGCTGGATTCGCCCCACAGCCTGGGGCCAGGTCGTCGGAGACCTTTGCGCGCTTCTACAAGTCCGAGGACTCTGTTCCCGGCTGCATTGACCCAGCTGTGGAATCCGGCACTCTGACCCCAAAAGCACTGGGCCCGCCCCCAGAAGCACTGGCCCCGCCCCTTCAGACAATGATCCCTCCCTCTGAGGACCTGACCCAGGCCCTTGAAGGCCAGACCCCACCTTCTGAACCCCTTAAGCTGCCCTCAGAGTCTCAGGTTTCACTCTCGCAGGTTCTGGCTCCGCCCACAGGGCGTCAGACCCCCAAACCAGAGAGTCTGATCTGA
- the SYT5 gene encoding synaptotagmin-5 isoform X3, whose amino-acid sequence MFPEPSTPGPPAPDTPPDSSRISHGPVPPWALATIVLVSGLLVFSCCFCLYRKRCRRRMGKKSQAQAQVHLQEVRELGRSYIDKVQPEVEELEPAPSGPGKQVAEKHELGRLQYSLDYDFQSGQLLVGILQAEGLAALDLGGSSDPYVRVYLLPDKRRRHETKVHRQTLNPHFGETFAFKVPYVELGGRVLVMAVYDFDRFSRNDAIGEVRVPMSSVDLGRPVVAWRELQAAPREEQEKLGDICFSLRYVPTAGKLTVIVLEAKNLKKMDVGGLSDPYVKVHLLQGGKKVRKKKTTIKKNTLNPYYNEAFSFEVPCDQVQKVQVELTVLDYDKLGKNEAIGRVAVGAAAGGAGLRHWADMLANPRRPIAQWHSLRPPDRVRPPPAP is encoded by the exons ATGTTCCCGGAGCCCTCAACCCCCGGGCCTCCAGCGCCTGACACACCTCCTGACTCGAGTCGCATCAGCCACGGCCCTG TGCCCCCCTGGGCCCTGGCCACAATCGTGCTGGTCTCAGGCCTCCTCGTCTTCAGCTGCTGTTTCTGTCTCTACCGGAAGCGTTGTCGGAGGAGGATGGGCAAGAAGAGCCAGGCCCAAGCCCAGGTCCACCTGCAGGAAGTGAGGGAGCTGGGCCGCAGCTACATAGACAAG GTGCAGCCAGAAGTGGAGGAGCTGGAGCCAGCACCATCTGGGCCAGGGAAGCAGGTGGCAGAGAAGCATGAGCTAGGACGCCTGCAGTACTCACTGGATTATGATTTCCAGAGTGGCCAG CTGCTGGTGGGCATCCTGCAAGCTGAGGGGTTGGCAGCCTTGGACCTGGGTGGCTCCTCCGACCCCTACGTGCGGGTCTACCTGCTGCCAGACAAGCGGAGGCGGCATGAGACCAAGGTGCATCGGCAGACACTGAACCCACACTTTGGGGAGACTTTTGCCTTCAAG GTCCCCTACGTGGAGCTGGGGGGCAGGGTGCTGGTCATGGCGGTGTATGACTTCGACCGCTTCTCCCGCAACGATGCCATCGGGGAGGTGCGAGTCCCCATGAGCTCCGTGGACTTGGGGCGGCCGGTGGTGGCCTGGCGGGAGCTGCAGGCGGCTCCGCGGGAGGAG CAGGAAAAACTGGGGGACATCTGCTTCTCCCTGCGCTATGTCCCCACTGCCGGGAAGCTCACCGTCATCGTCCTGGAAGCTAAAAACCTGAAGAAGATGGACGTAGGAGGGCTGTCAG atCCGTACGTCAAGGTCCACCTGCTGCAGGGCGGGAAAAAGGTGCGGAAGAAGAAAACGACCATCAAGAAGAACACTCTGAACCCGTATTACAACGAGGCCTTCAGCTTCGAGGTGCCCTGTGACCAGGTCCAG aaGGTCCAGGTGGAGCTGACTGTGCTGGACTACGACAAGCTGGGCAAGAACGAGGCCATCGGGAGGGTGGCCGTGGGGGCAGCGGCCGGTGGGGCTGGCCTGCGGCACTGGGCAGACATGCTGGCCAACCCCCGTCGGCCCATTGCCCAGTGGCACTCGCTGCGGCCCCCTGACCGAGTGAGACCGCCGCCTGCGCCTTGA
- the SYT5 gene encoding synaptotagmin-5 isoform X4, producing MFPEPSTPGPPAPDTPPDSSRISHGPVPPWALATIVLVSGLLVFSCCFCLYRKRCRRRMGKKSQAQAQVHLQEVRELGRSYIDKVQPEVEELEPAPSGPGKQVAEKHELGRLQYSLDYDFQSGQLLVGILQAEGLAALDLGGSSDPYVRVYLLPDKRRRHETKVHRQTLNPHFGETFAFKVPYVELGGRVLVMAVYDFDRFSRNDAIGEVRVPMSSVDLGRPVVAWRELQAAPREEEKLGDICFSLRYVPTAGKLTVIVLEAKNLKKMDVGGLSDPYVKVHLLQGGKKVRKKKTTIKKNTLNPYYNEAFSFEVPCDQVQKVQVELTVLDYDKLGKNEAIGRVAVGAAAGGAGLRHWADMLANPRRPIAQWHSLRPPDRVRPPPAP from the exons ATGTTCCCGGAGCCCTCAACCCCCGGGCCTCCAGCGCCTGACACACCTCCTGACTCGAGTCGCATCAGCCACGGCCCTG TGCCCCCCTGGGCCCTGGCCACAATCGTGCTGGTCTCAGGCCTCCTCGTCTTCAGCTGCTGTTTCTGTCTCTACCGGAAGCGTTGTCGGAGGAGGATGGGCAAGAAGAGCCAGGCCCAAGCCCAGGTCCACCTGCAGGAAGTGAGGGAGCTGGGCCGCAGCTACATAGACAAG GTGCAGCCAGAAGTGGAGGAGCTGGAGCCAGCACCATCTGGGCCAGGGAAGCAGGTGGCAGAGAAGCATGAGCTAGGACGCCTGCAGTACTCACTGGATTATGATTTCCAGAGTGGCCAG CTGCTGGTGGGCATCCTGCAAGCTGAGGGGTTGGCAGCCTTGGACCTGGGTGGCTCCTCCGACCCCTACGTGCGGGTCTACCTGCTGCCAGACAAGCGGAGGCGGCATGAGACCAAGGTGCATCGGCAGACACTGAACCCACACTTTGGGGAGACTTTTGCCTTCAAG GTCCCCTACGTGGAGCTGGGGGGCAGGGTGCTGGTCATGGCGGTGTATGACTTCGACCGCTTCTCCCGCAACGATGCCATCGGGGAGGTGCGAGTCCCCATGAGCTCCGTGGACTTGGGGCGGCCGGTGGTGGCCTGGCGGGAGCTGCAGGCGGCTCCGCGGGAGGAG GAAAAACTGGGGGACATCTGCTTCTCCCTGCGCTATGTCCCCACTGCCGGGAAGCTCACCGTCATCGTCCTGGAAGCTAAAAACCTGAAGAAGATGGACGTAGGAGGGCTGTCAG atCCGTACGTCAAGGTCCACCTGCTGCAGGGCGGGAAAAAGGTGCGGAAGAAGAAAACGACCATCAAGAAGAACACTCTGAACCCGTATTACAACGAGGCCTTCAGCTTCGAGGTGCCCTGTGACCAGGTCCAG aaGGTCCAGGTGGAGCTGACTGTGCTGGACTACGACAAGCTGGGCAAGAACGAGGCCATCGGGAGGGTGGCCGTGGGGGCAGCGGCCGGTGGGGCTGGCCTGCGGCACTGGGCAGACATGCTGGCCAACCCCCGTCGGCCCATTGCCCAGTGGCACTCGCTGCGGCCCCCTGACCGAGTGAGACCGCCGCCTGCGCCTTGA
- the SYT5 gene encoding synaptotagmin-5 isoform X1, which yields MGCVCMWGGHWEGPTEGVGGLDPETGRLGFRHRCGDKEPEGREEQAGERPRETGTRQQAESERDTDGRGARDRWGTDRNREDLDLESRERRGGRGSHEDRCEDRARDARERQTGRGGCGPSRAARALGCLRRKDCESPPPCSRSPQPPGLQRLTHLLTRVASATALVQPEVEELEPAPSGPGKQVAEKHELGRLQYSLDYDFQSGQLLVGILQAEGLAALDLGGSSDPYVRVYLLPDKRRRHETKVHRQTLNPHFGETFAFKVPYVELGGRVLVMAVYDFDRFSRNDAIGEVRVPMSSVDLGRPVVAWRELQAAPREEQEKLGDICFSLRYVPTAGKLTVIVLEAKNLKKMDVGGLSDPYVKVHLLQGGKKVRKKKTTIKKNTLNPYYNEAFSFEVPCDQVQKVQVELTVLDYDKLGKNEAIGRVAVGAAAGGAGLRHWADMLANPRRPIAQWHSLRPPDRVRPPPAP from the exons ATgggatgtgtgtgcatgtggggggGACACTGGGAAGGACCAACAGAGGGAGTAGGAGGGCTGGATCCTGAAACGGGGAGATTGGGATTTAGACACAGGTGTGGAGACAAAgagccagaggggagggaggagcaggcggGGGAGAGACCCCGGGAAACAGGGACCAGACAACAGGCAGAGAGCGAGAGAGACACAGACGGGAGAGGGGCGAGGGACCGATGGGGGACGGACAGAAATAGAGAAGACCTCGATTTGGagtcaagagagagaagaggaggccGAGGCAGTCACGAGGACAGGTGTGAAGACAGAGCTAGGGATGCAAGGGAGAGACAAACAGGCCGAGGAGGATGTGGGCCCAGCAGAGCAGCAAG GGCGCTTGGGTGCCTTCGCAGAAAGGACTGTGAGAGCCCGCCGCCATGTTCCCGGAGCCCTCAACCCCCGGGCCTCCAGCGCCTGACACACCTCCTGACTCGAGTCGCATCAGCCACGGCCCTG GTGCAGCCAGAAGTGGAGGAGCTGGAGCCAGCACCATCTGGGCCAGGGAAGCAGGTGGCAGAGAAGCATGAGCTAGGACGCCTGCAGTACTCACTGGATTATGATTTCCAGAGTGGCCAG CTGCTGGTGGGCATCCTGCAAGCTGAGGGGTTGGCAGCCTTGGACCTGGGTGGCTCCTCCGACCCCTACGTGCGGGTCTACCTGCTGCCAGACAAGCGGAGGCGGCATGAGACCAAGGTGCATCGGCAGACACTGAACCCACACTTTGGGGAGACTTTTGCCTTCAAG GTCCCCTACGTGGAGCTGGGGGGCAGGGTGCTGGTCATGGCGGTGTATGACTTCGACCGCTTCTCCCGCAACGATGCCATCGGGGAGGTGCGAGTCCCCATGAGCTCCGTGGACTTGGGGCGGCCGGTGGTGGCCTGGCGGGAGCTGCAGGCGGCTCCGCGGGAGGAG CAGGAAAAACTGGGGGACATCTGCTTCTCCCTGCGCTATGTCCCCACTGCCGGGAAGCTCACCGTCATCGTCCTGGAAGCTAAAAACCTGAAGAAGATGGACGTAGGAGGGCTGTCAG atCCGTACGTCAAGGTCCACCTGCTGCAGGGCGGGAAAAAGGTGCGGAAGAAGAAAACGACCATCAAGAAGAACACTCTGAACCCGTATTACAACGAGGCCTTCAGCTTCGAGGTGCCCTGTGACCAGGTCCAG aaGGTCCAGGTGGAGCTGACTGTGCTGGACTACGACAAGCTGGGCAAGAACGAGGCCATCGGGAGGGTGGCCGTGGGGGCAGCGGCCGGTGGGGCTGGCCTGCGGCACTGGGCAGACATGCTGGCCAACCCCCGTCGGCCCATTGCCCAGTGGCACTCGCTGCGGCCCCCTGACCGAGTGAGACCGCCGCCTGCGCCTTGA
- the SYT5 gene encoding synaptotagmin-5 isoform X5 yields the protein MPPGGLPIPVRLVAQRADGSWSSLLFEGLKGRTGWAWGARALGCLRRKDCESPPPCSRSPQPPGLQRLTHLLTRVASATALVQPEVEELEPAPSGPGKQVAEKHELGRLQYSLDYDFQSGQLLVGILQAEGLAALDLGGSSDPYVRVYLLPDKRRRHETKVHRQTLNPHFGETFAFKVPYVELGGRVLVMAVYDFDRFSRNDAIGEVRVPMSSVDLGRPVVAWRELQAAPREEEKLGDICFSLRYVPTAGKLTVIVLEAKNLKKMDVGGLSDPYVKVHLLQGGKKVRKKKTTIKKNTLNPYYNEAFSFEVPCDQVQKVQVELTVLDYDKLGKNEAIGRVAVGAAAGGAGLRHWADMLANPRRPIAQWHSLRPPDRVRPPPAP from the exons ATGCCTCCCGGCGGCTTGCCGATTCCTGTGCGGCTGGTCGCCCAACGTGCCGATGGGAGTTGGAGTTCTTTGTTGTTCGAAGGACTCAAGGGACGCACGGGGTGGGCGTGGGGGGCTAGGGCGCTTGGGTGCCTTCGCAGAAAGGACTGTGAGAGCCCGCCGCCATGTTCCCGGAGCCCTCAACCCCCGGGCCTCCAGCGCCTGACACACCTCCTGACTCGAGTCGCATCAGCCACGGCCCTG GTGCAGCCAGAAGTGGAGGAGCTGGAGCCAGCACCATCTGGGCCAGGGAAGCAGGTGGCAGAGAAGCATGAGCTAGGACGCCTGCAGTACTCACTGGATTATGATTTCCAGAGTGGCCAG CTGCTGGTGGGCATCCTGCAAGCTGAGGGGTTGGCAGCCTTGGACCTGGGTGGCTCCTCCGACCCCTACGTGCGGGTCTACCTGCTGCCAGACAAGCGGAGGCGGCATGAGACCAAGGTGCATCGGCAGACACTGAACCCACACTTTGGGGAGACTTTTGCCTTCAAG GTCCCCTACGTGGAGCTGGGGGGCAGGGTGCTGGTCATGGCGGTGTATGACTTCGACCGCTTCTCCCGCAACGATGCCATCGGGGAGGTGCGAGTCCCCATGAGCTCCGTGGACTTGGGGCGGCCGGTGGTGGCCTGGCGGGAGCTGCAGGCGGCTCCGCGGGAGGAG GAAAAACTGGGGGACATCTGCTTCTCCCTGCGCTATGTCCCCACTGCCGGGAAGCTCACCGTCATCGTCCTGGAAGCTAAAAACCTGAAGAAGATGGACGTAGGAGGGCTGTCAG atCCGTACGTCAAGGTCCACCTGCTGCAGGGCGGGAAAAAGGTGCGGAAGAAGAAAACGACCATCAAGAAGAACACTCTGAACCCGTATTACAACGAGGCCTTCAGCTTCGAGGTGCCCTGTGACCAGGTCCAG aaGGTCCAGGTGGAGCTGACTGTGCTGGACTACGACAAGCTGGGCAAGAACGAGGCCATCGGGAGGGTGGCCGTGGGGGCAGCGGCCGGTGGGGCTGGCCTGCGGCACTGGGCAGACATGCTGGCCAACCCCCGTCGGCCCATTGCCCAGTGGCACTCGCTGCGGCCCCCTGACCGAGTGAGACCGCCGCCTGCGCCTTGA
- the SYT5 gene encoding synaptotagmin-5 isoform X2: MRAHTPSFFLSLFLSVSVSFSVSLCLCLSLSVCLSVCLSLSLTHTHTQIGPAPPSRALAPSRSAISTQDSASRPRAGAGSGRGRRLSVSREGPVQPLSRALGCLRRKDCESPPPCSRSPQPPGLQRLTHLLTRVASATALVQPEVEELEPAPSGPGKQVAEKHELGRLQYSLDYDFQSGQLLVGILQAEGLAALDLGGSSDPYVRVYLLPDKRRRHETKVHRQTLNPHFGETFAFKVPYVELGGRVLVMAVYDFDRFSRNDAIGEVRVPMSSVDLGRPVVAWRELQAAPREEQEKLGDICFSLRYVPTAGKLTVIVLEAKNLKKMDVGGLSDPYVKVHLLQGGKKVRKKKTTIKKNTLNPYYNEAFSFEVPCDQVQKVQVELTVLDYDKLGKNEAIGRVAVGAAAGGAGLRHWADMLANPRRPIAQWHSLRPPDRVRPPPAP; this comes from the exons ATGCGCGCGCACAcgccctctttctttctttctctgtttctgtctgtctctgtctctttctctgtctctctctgtctctgtctgtctctgtctgtctgtctgtctgtctgtctctctctctctctcacacacacacacacacaaatcggCCCGGCTCCGCCCAGCCGCGCCCTGGCCCCATCGCGCTCCGCGATCAGCACCCAGGACAGCGCCAGCCGCCCGCGTGCGGGGGCGGGGTCCGGGCGGGGCCGGCGCCTCAGTGTCTCCCGGGAGGGTCCTGTCCAGCCGCTGAGCAG GGCGCTTGGGTGCCTTCGCAGAAAGGACTGTGAGAGCCCGCCGCCATGTTCCCGGAGCCCTCAACCCCCGGGCCTCCAGCGCCTGACACACCTCCTGACTCGAGTCGCATCAGCCACGGCCCTG GTGCAGCCAGAAGTGGAGGAGCTGGAGCCAGCACCATCTGGGCCAGGGAAGCAGGTGGCAGAGAAGCATGAGCTAGGACGCCTGCAGTACTCACTGGATTATGATTTCCAGAGTGGCCAG CTGCTGGTGGGCATCCTGCAAGCTGAGGGGTTGGCAGCCTTGGACCTGGGTGGCTCCTCCGACCCCTACGTGCGGGTCTACCTGCTGCCAGACAAGCGGAGGCGGCATGAGACCAAGGTGCATCGGCAGACACTGAACCCACACTTTGGGGAGACTTTTGCCTTCAAG GTCCCCTACGTGGAGCTGGGGGGCAGGGTGCTGGTCATGGCGGTGTATGACTTCGACCGCTTCTCCCGCAACGATGCCATCGGGGAGGTGCGAGTCCCCATGAGCTCCGTGGACTTGGGGCGGCCGGTGGTGGCCTGGCGGGAGCTGCAGGCGGCTCCGCGGGAGGAG CAGGAAAAACTGGGGGACATCTGCTTCTCCCTGCGCTATGTCCCCACTGCCGGGAAGCTCACCGTCATCGTCCTGGAAGCTAAAAACCTGAAGAAGATGGACGTAGGAGGGCTGTCAG atCCGTACGTCAAGGTCCACCTGCTGCAGGGCGGGAAAAAGGTGCGGAAGAAGAAAACGACCATCAAGAAGAACACTCTGAACCCGTATTACAACGAGGCCTTCAGCTTCGAGGTGCCCTGTGACCAGGTCCAG aaGGTCCAGGTGGAGCTGACTGTGCTGGACTACGACAAGCTGGGCAAGAACGAGGCCATCGGGAGGGTGGCCGTGGGGGCAGCGGCCGGTGGGGCTGGCCTGCGGCACTGGGCAGACATGCTGGCCAACCCCCGTCGGCCCATTGCCCAGTGGCACTCGCTGCGGCCCCCTGACCGAGTGAGACCGCCGCCTGCGCCTTGA